From the Clostridium sp. Marseille-P299 genome, one window contains:
- the aroF gene encoding 3-deoxy-7-phosphoheptulonate synthase — MIIVMKQGAKESSIENILRIIKENGLEAHLSTGKQVTIIGVVGDKSRLSDKNLEVEEDVERIVAVTESYKLANKKFHPEPSVIKVGNTSIGGNKLVIMSGPCAVETREQLLETAFAIKKAGAQILRGGAYKPRTSPYSFQGLEVDGLRYMKEASEATGLATICEVTSLEAIEAAVKYVDMLQIGARNMQNFYLLKEVGKTGMPVLLKRGLAATIDDWLNASEYIMAEGNPNVVLCERGIRTFETSTRNTLDLSAIPVIKEKSHLPIIVDPSHATGVRNYVEPLAKAAIAAGADGLMIETHPNPATALSDGPQSLTFPQFETLCEKLRPYAKLENKFF; from the coding sequence ATGATTATAGTAATGAAACAAGGAGCAAAAGAATCTTCCATTGAGAATATTCTTCGAATTATAAAAGAAAACGGATTAGAAGCCCATCTTTCCACTGGAAAGCAAGTAACTATCATTGGTGTAGTTGGTGATAAATCTAGATTAAGTGATAAAAACCTAGAAGTGGAAGAAGATGTAGAACGTATTGTAGCTGTAACCGAAAGTTACAAGTTAGCTAACAAAAAATTTCATCCAGAACCATCCGTAATTAAAGTTGGAAATACAAGCATCGGTGGCAATAAATTAGTTATTATGTCCGGCCCATGTGCTGTAGAAACGAGGGAACAATTACTTGAAACAGCATTTGCTATTAAAAAAGCTGGTGCACAAATTTTAAGAGGTGGTGCTTATAAACCAAGAACCTCCCCATACTCTTTCCAAGGACTTGAAGTAGATGGTCTTAGATACATGAAAGAAGCGAGTGAGGCAACCGGTTTAGCAACGATTTGTGAAGTAACAAGTTTAGAGGCCATTGAAGCTGCTGTGAAATATGTAGATATGCTACAAATCGGCGCTCGTAACATGCAAAACTTCTATCTATTAAAAGAAGTTGGTAAAACTGGTATGCCAGTTCTTTTAAAACGTGGACTTGCTGCAACCATCGATGATTGGTTAAATGCAAGTGAATATATTATGGCAGAAGGTAATCCTAATGTAGTGCTATGTGAAAGAGGAATTAGAACCTTTGAGACTTCTACAAGAAATACATTAGATTTAAGTGCAATTCCTGTAATAAAAGAAAAGAGTCATCTACCAATTATCGTAGATCCAAGTCATGCGACTGGTGTTAGAAATTATGTAGAACCTCTTGCCAAAGCAGCGATTGCAGCTGGTGCAGATGGTCTTATGATTGAAACTCATCCAAATCCTGCTACTGCATTATCTGATGGTCCTCAATCCTTAACATTCCCTCAATTTGAAACTTTGTGTGAAAAATTGCGTCCATATGCTAAGCTTGAAAATAAATTCTTCTAA